agaccatggagggatttgttATCTCAAAACTGAGCCAAAGCTGTTGTAGGTCAGGATGCATAGCACTGAGGAGTGAACAGTTGTATCAATGATGTAAATTAGGCTGTTTTGGTTCACTGAGGAGTAAGAAGGCTGACCAAGGAAACATGGGAGAAAAATAATCTGGGAAATAGCAGAAGCATGTACGAGTTTCATTTGCAGTTGAGGAGGTGCAAGGGTAATGTTACAGATGTGGCAGAAGGATATCTCAGAGCCAGAAGCAGCTCAGATCAAATTCAAGTTTCTAATTATCTGTTTTGTCCTCAATTGTCGGgaaagggagtggttggtggccCATGGAAAGAATTCATGGCAGAAAGCCAACTATACCTAAAATCTTCCCAATATTTTATTTAGAGATATTTCTGCTCACAGTACTGAATGAATCAAAGCAGCAGATAGCAGACAGACCACATCCTTACATTCCATTGATGCATATGCTCCCATCCTTGCCTCTTCCCAATTGAACAGAAAtgccacagaaaaaaaacaattcaggAAGAATCTAGATTGTGATTACCCACAGCGAAAACTCAAACACTCAAATACATTTTATTGCCCAGCCCAGCCCAACCTCGCCTCACCTCATCACTCTGAGAATTTTAGCTTTGCCCAAGCCTGTTATTTTCAGGGTATGACCATTCCTAACATTTATTAAGCATTCTTGAAATAATAATGACTACTTTCTTGAACTGAAGTTGtcatttctggtgaaggtacagcCACAGGGCTGTTGAGGTATGGAGTTGCAGTATTTTGACACAGTGATTAAGTGacggcaaaatatttccaaggcagAATGAGATTTGTAGAATCTGCAGCTGGTGGCATTACAATGGgtttgctgcccttgcccttgtaTGCTTGAGATCAAGACTTTAGAATATGTTGTTGGTGTGAATGCAGTTAATGTTTAGGGGAGAGGATGAGATGCCAATCAAGCCAGCTGTTTTTACCCTCGATGGTATCGAGTGTCTGGAGAGTTGTtgcagctgcattcatccagacaagtcgAGATTTCATCCCCTCTTGACTCTGCCTATTAGATGGTGtttcatttgctaccttccaatctgtgggaactattCTACAAGCcattgaattttggaagatgacaatcagTGCATCCAgtacctccacagccacctctttcagaacctaaacatgtagatcatcaggtcctgtGGGTTTATCACCTTTCAGTgtcattgatttctccaacattTCTTTTTTAACTAACACTAATTTCTCTGAGAACCCCACAGACTCCAGAACTGCAATCCTCCACTATTCTCAGGAAGCTTTCTGTGTCTTCCATCAattcagactcaaaatatttctttaattccttGACAAATTTCCTCATccccccaatataatttctccacaACCATAAAATATCATAATATGAATTAGGAAGAGGAGGTGGCAACTCAGCCATTTGCGTCTGCTACATCATTTATAAAGATCTGATCTGCATTCCAGTCtatccacagtaacctttcactcatTACTTATTAAAATCTATCAACCGCTGCCTTAAGAatagactttgcttccactgccctctgcagaAGAAGGTTtgaaagattcatgaccctcagaAAAAAAACGGCACCTCCTTTCGGACTTAAATGagcgaccccttatttttaatcaCTGATTCCCCTAGTTATAGATTCTCCCATGAGGAAAATATCTTGCCATGTTCATCTTGTTAAAACCCTTtataatcttgtatgtttcaatcacatcccctctccctcttctaaactccaatagaTACAAGTATTTAACTTTTCCTCAAAAGACAGCAGCCCATTCTATTAGTTCAgagaacctcctctgaactgcttccattgcattaacatcctttctcAAATAAGGAAACCAGTACAATGCACAATATCCCAGGTGagatctcaccaatgcccaatataACGAAATCAGAACTTCAGCTAGCActaaataacattctgttagctttcctaattacagcAAAAAATTGTGGAAATGAAGCCCTGGTTTGTATAAAGTGGGGGtgggaaaagaggtgggggatgggaaggCAGctgtggtcgggggggggggtgggggggtggaagtgAGGCAGGCAGCAGAGAAGTATTGTGGGGGACACAGGGTAACAAGGGAGAGGAGAGGCAAAGGCACAAGAGGCGAGGATGTGAGAGGCAAGAGCAATGTGAGAAAGAAGGGGCGAAAAGGCCTCTCCATTTGTTCTTGTCCTAAACCTTAGTCAGCAGTGATTTAGTGTTAGGGAAGGAACCACGAGAAGAccctaaatcaaaaaaaaaacttgtggctAAATTCAGTTCATATTTTAACAGAGCTTCAGTTAGTGTTTAATTTCCTTATCAATCTTTAATAAAGAACAAACCACTAAATAGGACTGTATGAGCTTTATGACTTATGACATTTCATTTTTGCTACAACTATCTTGCAAAGTATATCCAATTAATCTTGCATCATAGCACTATGGGAATCAATACTGCATCCTGAACACAAAGAGATCAATAACAACATAATTCAATTACAAACAGTGGCAGAACAATAGTGCTCCAAAAGCTTTTATGTCAAGCTGGAAAATGATAAACCTATTCACCAAGAATGAAACAAATGTTTACAATCTTAATTTTAGGAGCCACTGTACCTTCTTCAAAACATTTTATAATTAGAGTGAATTCTCAGAATGTAATACCTGGACAGCAATGGCTTGGCTTAAGCTGTCAAGAGCAGGGTCTTCTCCTTCATCTTcactttcttcctcctcttcctcttcactgAAATGCAGAAATATCCTTTGAGGCTGTCATCCTTAAACTAGGCAGTTTTTTGAAAAGCAGTCAATAACATGAAATACGCACATTTCTTCTGGTTCACtgacttttttctttttcttcttctctttctttttgGGGGGCTCTCGCTCTCCAAGCATATTTTTTGGACAAGCATAGCTCAAATGACCATATTCCTGTAGTtagaaaaaataaaattacaagttAAGAGTTATGACAACTGTTTGACTCTACTCTTCAACATTTTAATATTCTATAGGTGCTTTTGTTCAATGCTCATAGCGAAGAAAATTTGGTTCATTACTTCTTTTTGCCACTGGATCAAAGCTACGTTGGCTAGTTCACTTTATAAGCCACTGCCCAATGCCAACTCATTTCATTTAATCAGATTTCACTGCTGAGATTTTGGATATTTGAGATTGCTAAATTAAAAAAGCACATTAAATTTTCTACTTTTGCTGCAACTCTAGTTGATCTGGTTAAGAAGAATGCATATTGCTCAACAATAGGAGGCTATAATAATGTAGCTGTTGGAGGGAAGCTGAGGATCAAGCTCAATGTAAATAATAATAAATGTCAAGTAGGGGGATGTTCATCCATGTGAATATTAAAAAAGCCCTGTGTATTTTCTACAGAAGATGCAAGTACGACTATAATGCACTACATCAATTTTGCAAACTAtcccaattatttttaattggtaTTTTATTTGCAGTGGAGATTAAATAAATGGTTACATTAACTTATCCTCCCACCCAAAGCCCAAACTTTTTTCATtatttgatttaaatatttaaattatctaAGGGATCACTAGCAGAACTAACTGAAAATGTTCAGATATTTTAAGCTAAAAtagctcatttaaaaaaaagatcttgcTGAATGCCTCATTCAAAAGTTCCCATGTAAGaagaaaagtacttcattgtgaTTAAAGAACTCAGGGGgcaacaaaattagtgcaggaaatCTTGGAGTGGAAGATGCAATAGTCCAGACTAGTTTAGGTTATTGGTGTTCACATAGTGGAGGAAAACAAGACAGTAGTTTCCAGGTGCAATTCTAATTTGCCCTGTTTCTCCTGAGCTTTGCTTCACTAGTACCTTGGTGACAGTTGGCATCAAGATACATAAAAAGGTACAAATCTTTgcatatttatttactagttatGTACCGATCAAAAGTTAGGATCTGTATATTTAGGTGCAGGTGAATTTTCAAGCTCTGTGATGAGTCTCAATTACTTCTGAACACCAATGGATGTGTATTTAATTTTACAAATGTTGGATTGTCAATTCTAAAGAATTCAATTCTTactggaaattaattttaaacattttccttttaaatcatGTCCCTCAACCCCAACCtcccttttattttgctttcattacTTTACATTGAATAGTTAACAGTTCCTCCTTTAAACTCTGCCACAATAAAAATTCTTCATTGTAACCTTGCTTGCCTATAAATGCTGCAGTTCTCCTGCATAGATTATGCTATAAATGAAACTCTAGTGACCCAAAAGCCCACAAGAAGTCTGTGGGAAGCTGTATGATTAATCAATGATGAGAACGATCCTTCTGCTGCTGCCTGAAAACTGGGGCAATGCATCTTGCAGAAcatgacatttttttttgctgtttcacaTCAGATCTGATTTTTCTGTGTACTTCTCTCTGCTCCTCTGTGCAACCACACAATTCCCCACTCATAGTTATGATCAttgaaaaaaattcatttttattaCTGTACCTTTCCTTCAACTTTATCACTAACAACtccccctcatccctcttccccccccacacacacacccctgagCAATTGCCCACAAGATTGGAATACCAGGACTTgggtttaaaaaatattctgaaaccAATAGCGAGAAATGACAAGGTTGTGGCTATTGCCATCATGAGCAGGATCAGTGAACTTAACCTTGaaggtgaattttttttacattgcctTTTGAACTTTTGATGGCAATTATTTTTGGACTATTTGGCATTGACATAGATTACGTATATAATGTAGATCATGTAGTGCAGCATAAATGGGACAATGCAGTAATGAGTGAATTTCAGGAAGAGGTTGGAAATGTTTTTGCTTTAGGACAGATTAATGGTAGCAATGGGTTTGGGTTTTAGGTTTCTCAGTAAATTGTGCCTGGAATTCATGTGGTTCAACCAAAGATTtaataaaagcttttttttaaagatttcattTTATGATGACGGATCTGGGTAATTTAATAGCTTTTTCCTAAGGTTTTTTTTGTGGTGATACAATCCTATCAGCAGAACCTAGGAAATATTAACATTTATTGcatatttttcattcaaaatattttgtactCACTCCACATTCGTAACATCTGGATTTGTCAGTATAATTGCGCCTTCTGATGAATTCAGATGCTCTGCCATTGTCGACTGCAATGCTCGCCTTCACTGTTCTGCCAAACAACTGcagtacaataaaaaaaaacttgaaaagtTGTGTTGAAGACAAGCAACTTATTGTTcattgaaaatgaaacaaaaaagaattgattaaaaaaaagtttccagcTCACTTGCTTGTTATTCAATGCCCTAGTACAGTTATATGCTGATTCTCTGTCGAGGAACAGAACAAATGCCACACCTTTGCTTTTCCTGGAATCCTTGTCCCTCAGTACTGTAACTCtgcaaaaataaagaaagcaattgtCAACCTAAATAAAATCTAAGCCAACTGTTACTAAATTTGAAAATTCTTCACATAAGGCAATATAAATGATAAAAATGCATCACAGTGGGCATCACAGACATAACCAACACTTAATCACAGTTCCTAAAAGGCCTAAATGGTGGTGTTGCATCATCTTTTGCTGACGTCCTTCAGGTAAAGGAATCTAACCTTTGTTAGGTAAGAAGTTCCAAGATTTGGATTTAGTGACAATGAAAAAATGGCAAATGCCCTTCACGGTGGCTGCAGGTTTGTGAAATGCAGTCAGAGTAGCTGAGACGAGTAACTGCTGCGTATTTTGTCAAACATGCAAACTGCAGCCACAGAAcactgatggtgaaggaatgaggtttaggatggtggatgggttgTGCAGGGTTAATTTGTCCTACATGTTGTCATGCTTCAAATTATTCGAGGCACGGTCAGCTagacaagtggagggtattccatcatgttcctgacatgccttgtagatggaggaaaaaaaatggagtgCCAGGATACGAGTCACTCACTGCAccatacccagcttctgacctgctcttattgcTGTACTATTGTGTGGCCTGTCAAGTTAACTTGGCCTCTTTTCTGGTCAACAGCAAACCCCAGGATGATGTCAGCAGGAGACTTGGCAGGGGAAGGCGATAAGACTCTCTCGTTTGAGATATCATTGCCTGGAACTCGCATGGCCCAAATGTTATTTGCCTGGAACCTGTCTTCAGGTCCTGCTGCAAGGAGGGATGGATTACTTTATTTTCTTGGTTCCTAAATAAAATGGAACATTGTCCATTAGCAggatcatagagatatacagcatagaaacaggcccttaggccatCGAGCCTgcaccaaccattaaccaccGATTTAGACTAATTCAAAACGACTTTCATTTTTTAAGTTCTCCCTACGTTCTCAGTTGAGAATAATCCCACTTATTACCCGAGGGTGGAAGGAGATTGttaatgaagtagctgaagattaCAGGGACCAGGACTCTGCCTCCAAATATTGTTGCAGCAATACCCTGGGACTGGGAGAATTGATATCCAAGAAATACGATTTATTTTTATGCAACATGCGACCACAATCGCTGAAATCTTTTAGCCCTAGTACAAATTGATTTCCATTTCACCAGCACAGCTTGGTGGCCTGTCAAATTCTCCCTAAGTATTGATtcttctcacttcacctctggaattcagctctttggtttactgatgtccttctgggaaggaaatctgtcattgtTACCTGGTTGAACCTATTTCAGAGTATAGTTCCACAGCAAAGTTGTTGAACTCTTAATtgttctctgaaatggcctagaatGTCATTAAATTGTTTCAAAAATCAATGAAACCACCCAGCACTGACAAGGGCATGGCAAAGTCAGTCCCAGGATATTGCTGCAGCAATATTTGGGGCAGACTCCTGGGCTGAgtaatcttcagctgcttcattaacacTATATCTTCATGATTCCATGAATGAACACTTGTAAAGTCTTCCTCATGAATGTCTGAAGACTCTTGTCTAAATCAGGAGAGTGATCCCACATAGTCATAACTTACTCACAGAATCAAACATTACAGCAAGTGTGCTACAGTCTTAGCCATGTGCTGTCTCACCAGATGAAGTGGAATGCACAATTGCATTCTAACAGCTTATAACCTTGTGGCCTAATGTTATAACCAAGCCAGAGGACCAATCCTGGTTGAAGGGCTGCCTGCAAAGAACACCATGTGTTCTTAAAAATGTAGTGTCgggctggtgaagctgcaacatggGACTACATACATGGTGAGCTCATCAACCCTACATTCAACACATTGGGTCGTAGATCTCAAGTCACCTCACTTCAATTcgtgaatgatggtggacaattaaacagctaataggAGGTGGAGGATCCA
This is a stretch of genomic DNA from Pristis pectinata isolate sPriPec2 chromosome 15, sPriPec2.1.pri, whole genome shotgun sequence. It encodes these proteins:
- the zcrb1 gene encoding zinc finger CCHC-type and RNA-binding motif-containing protein 1 isoform X1, whose product is MSGGLAPSKSTVYVSNLPFSLTNSDLHKIFSKYGTVVKVTVLRDKDSRKSKGVAFVLFLDRESAYNCTRALNNKQLFGRTVKASIAVDNGRASEFIRRRNYTDKSRCYECGEYGHLSYACPKNMLGEREPPKKKEKKKKKKVSEPEEIEEEEEEESEDEGEDPALDSLSQAIAVQQAKIEEEELRRKQTAGDASECSTSELSKRPRIKKSAYFSDEEDASSKFPRA
- the zcrb1 gene encoding zinc finger CCHC-type and RNA-binding motif-containing protein 1 isoform X2, encoding MSGGLAPSKSTVYVSNLPFSLTNSDLHKIFSKYGTVVKVTVLRDKDSRKSKGVAFVLFLDRESAYNCTRALNNKQLFGRTVKASIAVDNGRASEFIRRRNYTDKSRCYECGEYGHLSYACPKNMLGEREPPKKKEKKKKKKVSEPEEIEEEEEEESEDEGEDPALDSLSQAIAVQQAKIEEEELRRKQTAGDASECSTSELSKRPRIKKSAYFSDEEELSD